In Dermacentor variabilis isolate Ectoservices chromosome 11, ASM5094787v1, whole genome shotgun sequence, one genomic interval encodes:
- the LOC142563403 gene encoding uncharacterized protein LOC142563403, translating into MSHLKAHTIVHTGERSFECHLCPQRFSARSRLNVHLRTHTGERPFQCPSCLRSFQQKTHLNVHLRIHTGERPFQCPSCPRSFSLKSTLTDHLRSDTGERPFQCPSCPQSFSLKCTLRNHLRTHTGERPFQCHLCRKTFAYRSNLTKHLRHHKGKCSTSERDRKRLFCIPTAKRDSARRNVWLQRISRDCEPEGEATSQPFLPYCDESLLEAHSCLGQSVATPGRDMFDSYGFDESRLSGDHVAETKELLGNVCLEKPKWWSATGSSLDGQAHLGVQDAAVPQLDDEIVVPKKVGSDDGLAYGFDDKDPGKGVPDDRRLKVVIGAVDKRGVQNIVNNRISEFVYAAWRTSSCQAATMKGDKSHEGCRHHCNFCGYKTDNICHLKRHNMLHTGEQPFECHLCPQRFRRKYNLKLHLRTHTGERPFQCRLCLKTFAFRSNLTRHLSYHKGK; encoded by the exons ATGTCTCATCTGAAAGCACACACCATTGTCCATACAGGCGAGCGGTCATTTGAATGCCATTTGTGCCCTCAGAGATTCTCAGCAAGGAGTCGTCTCAATGTGCACTTGCGCACTCACACAGGCGagaggccatttcagtgcccttcatgccttcgGAGCTTCCAACAAAAGACTCATCTCAATGTACACCTCCGCATTCACACAGGCGagaggccatttcagtgcccttcatgccctcgaaGCTTCTCACTTAAGAGCACTCTTACTGATCACCTTCGCTCCGACACAGGCGagaggccatttcagtgcccttcatgccctcagagcttctcgcTAAAGTGCACTCTGAGAAATCATCTCCGCACTCACACAGGCGAGAGGCCATTTCAGTGCCACTTATGTCGTAAGACCTTTGCATATAGAAGCAACCTAACTAAGCACCTTAGGCATCACAAGGGCAA GTGCAGCACAAGTGAAAGGGACCGCAAGCGACTATTTTGTATTCCAACTGCCAAGCGAGATTCGGCACGGAGGAACGTCTGGCTTCAAAGAATCAGCCGGGATTGTGAG CCAGAGGGGGAAGCGACCAGCCAGCCTTTCCTGCCCTACTGCGATGAATCGCTTCTTGAGGCCCACAGTTGCCTCGGACAGAGTGTGGCGACACCAGGGCGAGACATGTTTGACAGCTATGGGTTTGATGAATCCCGTTTGTCTGGTGATCACGTTGCTGAGACCAAGGAACTCCTAGGAAA TGTGTGCCTGGAGAAGCCGAAGTGGTGGAGTGCAACAGGAAGCTCCTTGGACGGCCAAGCTCATCTCGGAGTCCAAGATGCGGCTGTGCCACAACTCGACGATGAGATAGTAGTGCCAAAGAAAGTTGGCTCCGACGATGGGCTGGCGTACGGCTTCGATGACAAAGATCCAGGGAAAG GTGTGCCGGATGATCGCCGCCTTAAGGTTGTCATAGGGGCAGTGGACAAGCGGGGAGTTCAGAACATCGTGAACAATCGCATCAGTG AATTTGTTTATGCAGCATGGAGGACTTCCAGCTGTCAAGCTGCAACTATGAAAGGTGACAAGTCACATGAGGGATGCCGCCACCACTGTAACTTCTGCGGCTATAAGACTGATAATATATGTCATCTGAAAAGACACAACATGCTCCATACAGGCGAGCAGCCATTTGAATGCCATTTGTGCCCTCAGAGATTCAGACGAAAGTACAATCTCAAGTTACACCTGCGCACTCACACAGGCGAGAGGCCATTTCAGTGCCGCCTATGCCTTAAGACCTTTGCATTTAGAAGCAACCTAACTAGGCACCTGAGCTATCACAAGGGCAAGTGA